From the Manihot esculenta cultivar AM560-2 chromosome 3, M.esculenta_v8, whole genome shotgun sequence genome, one window contains:
- the LOC110612217 gene encoding mitochondrial dicarboxylate/tricarboxylate transporter DTC, with protein sequence MGEEKKPQSAGVWPTVKPFVNGGASGMLATCVIQPIDMIKVRIQLGQGSAAQVTKTMLKEEGFGAFYKGLSAGLLRQATYTTARLGSFKILTNKAIEANDGKPLPLYQKALCGLTAGAIGASIGSPADLALIRMQADATLPAAQRRNYTNAFHALYRIVGDEGVLALWKGAGPTVVRAMALNMGMLASYDQSVEFFRDSLGFGEAATVLGASSVSGFFASACSLPFDYVKTQIQKMQPDAEGKYPYTGSLDCAIKTLKSGGPFKFYTGFPVYCVRIAPHVMMTWIFLNQIQKLEKSVGL encoded by the exons ATGGGGGAAGAGAAGAAGCCTCAATCAGCTGGTGTTTGGCCTACCGTTAAGCCTTTCGTTAATGGTGGTGCCTCAGGGATGCTTGCCACCTGTGTCATTCAACCCATCGATATGATTAAG GTCAGGATTCAATTGGGTCAGGGTTCAGCGGCTCAGGTGACGAAGACCATGCTAAAGGAGGAAGGTTTCGGTGCCTTCTATAAA GGGCTGTCGGCTGGACTACTCAGGCAAGCTACATATACAACTGCCCGACTTGGTTCATTCAA gATTTTGACCAATAAAGCAATTGAAGCCAATGATGGGAAGCCCCTTCCACTATATCAGAAGGCCTTGTGTGGGCTAACAGCTGGGGCTATTGGAGCATCCATTGGCAGTCCAGCAGATCTAGCACTTATCCGCATGCAGGCTGATGCCACTTTGCCTGCTGCTCAGCGCCGAAATTACACAAATGCCTTCCATGCCCTTTATCGCATTGTTGGGGATGAAGGAGTTTTGGCACTTTGGAAAGGTGCAGGCCCTACTGTCGTGAGAGCAATGGCATTGAACATGGGGATGCTTGCTTCTTATGATCAAAGTGTTGAGTTTTTCAGGGATTCACTTGGTTTTGGCGAAGCTGCCACAGTGCTAG GTGCAAGTTCTGTGTCAGGGTTCTTTGCTTCAGCCTGTAGTCTTCCATTTGATTATGTTAAAACTCAAATTCAGAAAATGCAACCTGATGCTGAGGGAAAGTATCCATACACTGGTTCTTTAGACTGTGCCATCAAGACTCTCAAGTCTGGAGGACCATTCAAATTCTACACAGGATTCCCTGTCTATTGTGTTAGAATTGCTCCTCATGTCATG ATGACATGGATATTCCTGAACCAGATCCAAAAGCTCGAGAAATCCGTGGGGTTGTAA